The Eleutherodactylus coqui strain aEleCoq1 chromosome 13, aEleCoq1.hap1, whole genome shotgun sequence genome includes a window with the following:
- the PRR15L gene encoding proline-rich protein 15-like protein produces MAEPSTSWWKLTFLRKKKSTPKVVYESVVEYAGTEKVPDESPGEANYTARLEKIVDKSTKGKHVKVSNSGRFKERKKVRPSLHETPGLCPEPSNGQ; encoded by the coding sequence ATGGCGGAGCCTTCAACTAGTTGGTGGAAACTGACATTTCTGAGAAAaaagaaatccacaccaaaagttGTCTACGAATCGGTGGTGGAGTATGCGGGCACTGAGAAGGTACCAGATGAAAGCCCAGGTGAAGCCAATTACACAGCACGGCTAGAGAAAATAGTGGACAAAAGCACAAAAGGCAAACATGTAAAAGTGTCCAACTCCGGCCgctttaaagaaagaaagaaggtccGTCCTTCACTACATGAGACACCTGGACTGTGCCCCGAACCTTCAAATGGACAATGA